The nucleotide sequence CGGTGGCCCTCGACTGCGCCTGCAGAAGCTCCCGCGCCGCCGAGGACGGCGGGACCAGGAACGTGCCGGCCGGGAACGTGCGCCCGCCGTCGGTGAATTGAGCCGCCGCGCGGAAGGTGGGGATCTTCTTCTTCTGCAGCGCGGCGACGATCCGGAACACCCCGTAGGACTCGGGGCCGATCGCGTACGCCCCGGTGCGCGGCGGCGCGGACGGTGTGGTGACCGCCGGCGGCTTGACGGAGCTGAGCCGCTTCGTCCTCGTCGTGAAGGACGTGGTGACGAGGTCGGCCTCGAAGCCGAGCAGCATCGGCAGGGTCTGCGCCGTGGTGTCGTACGGCCGTTGCGGCGGGCCGCCGGGGTACTGCAGCAGCTGCGGGTACTCCTGCACCTCCAGCAGCGTCTTGGCGAACCCGGCGTACGGCTGTTGCAGATAGATGATGTAGGAGCCCGCGGGGTACTGCTTGCCGTCGGCGGTGAACGCGGTCTGCGCCTGGCTGATCTCCACCGCACCGAGGTGGAAGATCTCCAGCGCGTCCTGGACCGCCTGCGGGTCACGCTGCCCCGCCGGGATGACATAGGCGTACGGACTGGTCCGGGTGACGGCCTTGAGCCCGACGCGGTATGAGTTGTACAGCCAGTTGTAGGTGTCGTACGCGACGTTCTCCAGACCCGAGTAGAAGGCCTGGGACACCCAGTCGATGATGTCGCGCAGCGTCCAGGTGTTGGAGTCGTACGGCTCGATGAAGTTGATGTCGGTGGTCTGCTGGCCGAGCGGCTTCGTACCCACCTGCGGATAGGCGAGGTTGGACGCGGAGGCCGCCTCGGTGAGGATGCGTGCGGCGCCGTGGTAGACGCAGTACTGCCGGGACGGGGACCAGTAGTCGTACTCCGAGCCCCAGCCGTTGCCCTTCATACCGGCGACGGTCATGCCCCGCTGCATCGCCAGACCCACCGTGTCCGTCTGCTGGACCAGGATGGTGTCGATGTTGGGGTCGTACGGCGACAGGTACGGCGGTGTGAACAGGCGGGGAGCGCTGCTGCCCGCGCCGTGCGAGTCCTGGAAGACATGCGGCCGGTACTTGTTCAGGATCGAGACGTTGTACTTGCTCTCGACCTGGGTCAGCATGATCCAGTCACGGTTGTCGTCGTGGCCGGTGTACTTGTTGTACAGGTCGGGATAGGTCCGTGCGTAGCTCGTGCCGGCCGTGGCGGCGAAGTAGTCGTTGACGAGGACGAGTCCGTCCGGGTTCTGACACGGCTGGAGCAGGATGACGAGGTTGTCCAGGATCTTCTCGATGTAGTCGGACTTCTCCGTGGCCAGCCGGTACGCCCATTCGACGGCCGCCTGCGAGTTGCCGACCTCGGTCGAGTGGATGCCCGCCTGCACGTAGTAGAACGGCACGCTCTTGGTGGCCAGTTGCTTCGCCTCGGCCTCCGAGAGGCCGCGCGGATCGGCGAGTCTGGCGTTGTTGGCGACCAACTTGTCGAGATTGGCGAGGTTCTTGGGCGAGCTGATGGTCAGCAGGACGTACGGGTAGCCCCGGGTCGTCTTGCCGATCTCCTCGTACCTCACCCGGTCGCTGCGGGCCCCGATCAGCTCGAAGTACGGGACCATCTTGCTCCATTGGGCCAGATAGCCCTCGGTCCCGATCGGTGTGCCGAAGTACGTGGCCGGGCTCGGGATGGGCCCCTTGTCCTGCTTGGCGGTGGACGGCTGCTCGTGTCCTGCGGGGATCGCGGGCGCCGCGGCGGCGGAGCCAGGGTGCATCACCGTCGCCGCCGCTCCTGCGCCGGCCGCCGCGGTGGTGCGAAGAAGCGTTCGGCGGGAGAGTCTTGAGCTTTCGCTGCTGGTCATCTACCGACATCGCCTTTCACGGTCCGGCTTGTGTGCCGGGCCGTTGTCCGTCGCGGGGCCGGGGAGGGCCGGCTCCGCTGGTCTGCGGGGTGTCGTGCAATGCCGCACGCGGCGCGACGCTGCGCCACGGGCCTGAGAACCGTGCGAGAAAAGCCTGCGGAAAACGTTGTCCGCGAACGCAATGTGCCAGCCGTCGCCGAGTCAGGGCAACGGTTCGAACTTGGATTTAATATTAAAAGCATGTTGCATCGTGCCTGGCTGACGGGTCGACAGTTCCCCGCGGGACGCCGAAAGGCCGGCATCGCGGGGATGCCGGCCCGTGGGATCGTGTCAGGAAATCAGTGCGTCACCGGCTCCCACGCGAAGCCGTCCGGGTCGGTGAAGGGGCCGCTGTCACCGCCGATGGCCAGCCGGTGCGACCCGGTCCCTTCGGCGGGGACGCCCGCGTCCTTGGCCAGGGCCTTGCGGCCGTAGAGGGCGAGCAGGACGGGGCTCGACGGCAGCGCGAACTCGACGTACTTCTTGCCGAAGCTCTTGCCCACGGTGAGCCCCTGGGCGAGGTAGAACTGCTTCGTCGCCGCCACGTCCGCGCACCCCAGCAGGAGCACGAACCGGTCGATCTCGCGGCTCGCCGGGCCCTTGTCCTTCTTCGTCGCCGTCGCGATCTTCCAGAGCGCCCCGTCGGGGGCCTGTACGACGCCGCCGTAGCCCCAGAACGACTTGGCGGCCGGTTTCACGGCCGTGGCACCTGCCTCGACGGCCGAGTCGATCAGCGCGTTGACATCGGCCGGCTGGGCCACGGTGAGGGACACGGTGAAACCCCGGAAGCCGGTCGTCGGCGGCTCCGCCGCCCGCACGCGCACCTGGGTGTCCAGGCCGAAGGCGGCCTTGTAGAAGTGGCCGGCGGCGGCGGGGTCGGCCGCGTCGAGAATGATGGAATCGATGGAGGTCATGACACGAATCTAGGGCGGCGCCCCGGCTCGCGCTTCTCGAAACCTGCCCGGTCCTGGCTCCCGCCATTCATCGGATGGGTCCAAGGGGGCGGTTCGCTTACATCGTGCGTAAAGCATTGACAGGTTCTCGTCACGCTCCAATCATCGGATGTCATGACCGAACTTCGCAGGCGACACGTCATCGGAATGACTGCGGGAGCGGCACTCGGCGCCGCGATGACCGTTCCGGCCACAGCTGAAGCAAGGCCGCTCGCCGCAGGACCGGCGGCAGAGGGGAGACACCCGGTGGACGACGGTCGCTGGGGCACGGTGCCCGCCGCCGTCCCCGTACCGCTGGAGCGCTGGTACGACAACGACGGCATCGACACGGCGAGCGCGCCCGGCGGAGACTTCGACGGCTCCGGGTACACCTTCCCCGGCGAGGAACTCCCGCCGGGGGAGCGGGAGATCGACGGTGTCACCTACGTGTTCCCCGGCTCGGGCGACGGCGTCAAGGACAACATCGTCGCGATGGGCCAGCGGATCGACCTGCCCCCGGGCCGCTACCTGTCCGCGCTCTTCCTCACCTCGTGCAGCTACGGCGCCACCTCGGGCCAGGCCACCGTCCACTACGCCGACGGCACGACCGGCGGCGCCGGCCTCGGCGGCGCCGACTGGTACTCCGGCAGCGGTGCGCTGACCTCTCCGTACCGCTACGACCCGACCGGTGCCAAGGACCAGCACCAGGTGGTCATCGGTGTCTCCGAACTCGCCCTGGACCCGGCCAGGGAGGCGGTGGCCGTCACCCTGCCGGTCACCCACGCGGCGACCGAGAACAACGCCTCGCTGCACATCTTCGCGCTGTCCCTGCAACCGGCCGCCGACGGCCGTGCGGTGTCACTGCGTGACGCCCACTCGACGGCGTCCCTGCTCGGCAACGGCGCCCAGAGCGTCGAGGCGACGATCGTCAACGCGGGCACCGTCGGAATTCTCGCCTCCGACGCGCTCACCCTCTCGGTGGACGTCCCCGGCGCCCGCACCGTCGCCCCCGCGAAGATCACCAGGCTCGCACCGGGCGACCAGGCCCGGGTCCGGATCGGCATCAGGTCCGCACCGGGCACCGCCCCCGGCACCGTACGCGGCGGCCAGGTCGTCGCCACCAGCCACGGCCGGAGCGCCGCCCGCACCGCACGCGATCTCACACTCGGTGTGGCCGACTACCTGCCGACCGACGACTCCCTCAACTCCCACCAGGCGCCGTACTGGTTCCAGGACGCCAAATTCGGCATCTTCATCCACTGGGGTGTCTACTCGGTGCCCGCCTGGGCGCCGGTCGGTGTGCAGTACGCGGAGTGGTACTGGGCGCAGATGCAGGATCCCGCCAACCCCACC is from Streptomyces sp. NBC_00370 and encodes:
- a CDS encoding M14 family zinc carboxypeptidase, producing the protein MTSSESSRLSRRTLLRTTAAAGAGAAATVMHPGSAAAAPAIPAGHEQPSTAKQDKGPIPSPATYFGTPIGTEGYLAQWSKMVPYFELIGARSDRVRYEEIGKTTRGYPYVLLTISSPKNLANLDKLVANNARLADPRGLSEAEAKQLATKSVPFYYVQAGIHSTEVGNSQAAVEWAYRLATEKSDYIEKILDNLVILLQPCQNPDGLVLVNDYFAATAGTSYARTYPDLYNKYTGHDDNRDWIMLTQVESKYNVSILNKYRPHVFQDSHGAGSSAPRLFTPPYLSPYDPNIDTILVQQTDTVGLAMQRGMTVAGMKGNGWGSEYDYWSPSRQYCVYHGAARILTEAASASNLAYPQVGTKPLGQQTTDINFIEPYDSNTWTLRDIIDWVSQAFYSGLENVAYDTYNWLYNSYRVGLKAVTRTSPYAYVIPAGQRDPQAVQDALEIFHLGAVEISQAQTAFTADGKQYPAGSYIIYLQQPYAGFAKTLLEVQEYPQLLQYPGGPPQRPYDTTAQTLPMLLGFEADLVTTSFTTRTKRLSSVKPPAVTTPSAPPRTGAYAIGPESYGVFRIVAALQKKKIPTFRAAAQFTDGGRTFPAGTFLVPPSSAARELLQAQSRATGIPVFTLRTVPAVAGAQLKQGTRIGLLKPPDNMPSGWLMWTFEQYGVDYSVVSASDYANLADTYDVIIMPEGVSKNSIVNGLNPKNYPADWAWAFGVGTTGWNQLHDFVTGGGTLVSYGSGTSTATSLLGLPLTSALPGGSSSDFYCPGSLLSQEFDTDNPVAWGLPAKNPVWFVSDDAYKLSDTTTYPVEVVAKYPDSGEQLQSGWLIGGESLNGAVNGLSWTVGKGYVVTFGSEIGFRTWNRSEQRVLFNAAYHGPSTKLTAGQFQRLGK
- a CDS encoding VOC family protein — translated: MTSIDSIILDAADPAAAGHFYKAAFGLDTQVRVRAAEPPTTGFRGFTVSLTVAQPADVNALIDSAVEAGATAVKPAAKSFWGYGGVVQAPDGALWKIATATKKDKGPASREIDRFVLLLGCADVAATKQFYLAQGLTVGKSFGKKYVEFALPSSPVLLALYGRKALAKDAGVPAEGTGSHRLAIGGDSGPFTDPDGFAWEPVTH